TGAACAGCAAAATAAGGAGATACTAACTTTAAAAACCAATTTTACAACAGTAGAGTATATGCTTATAGTCAGCGCACctgatattaaaaacaaacctCCAGAATAACATTTCCAATCAATTGGTAAACCACTGTGGCAAACTGTACACACAAGGCAAAAGGTCTGTGTTCATTTCACTACTGAAGAGTAGATGGCACCAGGGCTGCGAATCTAATACTTCACTTTTGCAGGCACCTTAACCACTCTTCTGATAACTACAAGATCATTAAGTGTACAATGCATTGTCTCACATTTAGTAGATGTCTATCCAGATGATGTCATCTCAACTTCAAGCAATCCCCACAACTGTCCCAGTCAGTGACTGATGCAGTGAGATTCTCAAACAGCTTTCCCTTCCTCACAGAGTCCAAGAGTTAAGAAGTTAAAATGGAGAAAGTAAGTTACTCTTCTCCCCTTATTTCACTCCCTTAAAACTGAATGCCTCCAAGGCTAAAAAATGAGACTGAAAGTCACCTTTGGTGACTAAAAAAAGACAAGAACAAACTGATAAACATGTATGTAACAAAGAAGGGACTAAAATAAACTGGAAATACAAAATCATATTTTCAATGCTTCTGGAAAATGAACCAGTGAGCCAAAAATATTCAAGACTTttacatacatgcaaacacacacttAACTACTTTAGTGAAaacacatttcatttttcaatatttacTAATCACTTCTCATGCTGTAAGCTTTCCATATGATAAAAATCACAATTAGCTCTAAAGCATAATTCAATTTGGTATCTGAATTAAGGTATCATTAAGTTTTTGGAAAAAGGTAGCCTTATCTATGAAATGTTAAGCTTCAGAAATAGAAGGTACATCAGCATCAACTGCACAATTAACCCAAGATGACTATGGTaattagaaagaaaagggagTTACACATCTGGGGATGTGGAGGTAAGACAAGAATGCAGTTTGACAGAACATGGTTTGTTATTTAAGAAGagcaaagagaaatgcaaatactgTTTAGTTTtgctaacaaaaaaaaactggaagtttctacaaaaagtataatTAGAAAACACTATCATTTGCTTGGCTACTTTTGCATTTAATGGACATGAGGTGAAAATATGAGCCAATTTGGAATTAAAATGTCATAATCTCATAGTCAACTCCTGATTATCTACACTAATGAAAAAGGGGGTTATCTTAAACAATTTGAAGCAATAGATGGAGAGTTCTCAACTTACTGCTACTTTCAGCCAATCTTTTCCCTTCTTCAAGTCGTCTGTCCTCTAAAGGTTTAGACTTCAGTGTTTTAGGGTCCAAAAAGGGCCATTGGGAAGAGGCCTGACCGATAGACCATCTCCAAACTGAACCATCCATCCACAGATAACTGAGTTGACGTGACTGACACATATTCCAGTCAATAAACTGCACATGGATGGACACTACATGCCAAGCATGCTTCAGAGTACTTTCTGAAACTGTAAGAATGATGAATGAGACTTCCCCAGCAAGAGCAAAACGTGCTAGTGCCTAGTGAAGAGAATAAGTAGCTTACCTCCTGCAGTAGATCGGCCTGCTCAATTGCTTTAAGGACATTTTTCTTGGATGTTTCCTGAACTTCCCCTCCCAAAAGAAACtcatccaaaataaaataagccttCTCAAAATTAAAGATGATATCTAGTTCACAgacctgaaaaggaaaaaaaaaagaaaaaagaaaagaaaaaattgttaaaacttGCAGAAGCAGAAGatgcttattcactatcaggtaGTGAATAAAATCGAACTAGAGTGAATCAATCTTAACTCTTTCTAAAAATGACTAAGTATCACTGGTTTAAGTAAGCTTAATTTCCAAATCTCAAGTACTTGAAAACATATTCCTACAAGCTAAATAAGACTGGGCTCTGCATGTTCCCAATATGGACAACTTAATAATTTCTACTAATAAATAGTCATTCCCACCCTCTCCCGCGGTTAGAATCCCCAAGACAACCAAATAATAAACTTGTTAGAGAAAAGGTTCCAAAATATACTATGGCAttcaatttcctaaaataaaatactactcacACTGCCAAAATACTTGTCAAGTAATTCCACATAACGATGAATTATTTCCAGGGTAATTAGTTCATTGTCCTGATCCTCAATAGCACAGCAAAAATACAGACTAGCGTATCTGTAACAAAgtacaaatgtgaaaaaaactGTTATCCTATAAtgatgttttctaaatatattttcatatcctATTATGAAAGgccccaagtttatacagtttatttcttctttcacgACAGTACAGATTTTTCTCATAGACTACAAAAGTAATAAACGCATAAGAGAAATTTCGAAAAGCATaggcaagtaaaaagaaaaaaacaaaataatcataCCACTTAGAATAAGTGATTTTGCCCTTCTTCCTTTCAGGTTCttttctataaacattttaaaacatagcaGACCCAGGTTTTTCCTAAGTTtacttaattaaaacaaaatatatagcaGATTAATTCAAACTGTAagtacagagaagaaaacaa
The Gorilla gorilla gorilla isolate KB3781 chromosome X, NHGRI_mGorGor1-v2.1_pri, whole genome shotgun sequence genome window above contains:
- the AP1S2 gene encoding AP-1 complex subunit sigma-2 isoform X7; the encoded protein is MQFMLLFSRQGKLRLQKWYVPLSDKEKKKITRELVQTVLARKPKMCSFLEWRDLKIVYKRYASLYFCCAIEDQDNELITLEIIHRYVELLDKYFGSVCELDIIFNFEKAYFILDEFLLGGEVQETSKKNVLKAIEQADLLQEEAETPRSVLEEIGLT